A DNA window from Hordeum vulgare subsp. vulgare chromosome 1H, MorexV3_pseudomolecules_assembly, whole genome shotgun sequence contains the following coding sequences:
- the LOC123445421 gene encoding ubiquitin-conjugating enzyme E2 7-like, whose product MAGPPSQASLLLQKQLRDLAKNPVDGFSAGLVDDGNVFEWQVTIIGPPETLYDGGYFNAVMTFPQDYPNSPPSVRFTSEMWHPNVYPDGRVCISILHPPGDDPNGYELASERWTPVHTVESIVLSIISMLSSPNDESPANIEAAKDWREKRAEFKKKVRTVVRKSQEFL is encoded by the exons ATGGCGGGCCCCCCGAGCCAGGCGAGCCTCCTGCTCCAGAAGCAGCTCCGAG ATCTAGCGAAGAACCCCGTGGACGGGTTCTCGGCGGGGCTGGTGGACGACGGCAACGTGTTTGAGTGGCAGGTCACCATCATCGGCCCGCCCGAAACGTTATA TGATGGAGGCTACTTCAATGCAGTAATGACCTTTCCCCAGGATTACCCAAACAGTCCTCCTTCAGTAAGATTTACTTCTGAGATGTGGCATCCAAATG TCTATCCCGACGGGCGTGTGTGCATTTCTATTCTTCATCCACCTGGTGATGATCCCAATGGTTATGAGCTTGCAAGTGAACGGTGGACGCCAGTGCACACG GTTGAGAGTATAGTTCTGAGCATTATTTCGATGCTCTCTAGTCCAAACGACGAGTCGCCAGCAAATATTGAAGCTGCT AAGGACTGGAGAGAAAAGAGGGCCGAGTTCAAGAAAAAGGTGAGGACCGTTGTTCGCAAATCTCAGGAATTCCTCTGA